A window of the Aspergillus flavus chromosome 6, complete sequence genome harbors these coding sequences:
- a CDS encoding shikimate 5-dehydrogenase (quinate dehydrogenase), translating to MAAPQIVNDTRPEEPITCPAELDGVAYLYGHPLLNSLSPPLHKTVYSTLGLNWAQIPLSSVYGTSATYPPPYTLSPPIDKYLAAIKANPKFVGSSVTMPHKVAIMPHLDDLTEDARQAGACNTIFLREEQDGSRSYVGTNTDCIGIREALLQNSPSAEIFQNKPALIVGGGGTARSAIYVLRKWLGASKIYIVNRDASEVATILNEDKERNPTSTQAPLIHVTDPAVAASLEAPVAIVSGIPNYPPKTPEEINARQVLQAFLGEAPSSDEFKGVILEMCYHPVPWTEIAELASTSGWRVILGSEALIWQGLEQARLWTGQDVVAVPGVVEKVKDMVAQSLAERSSKSNL from the coding sequence ATGGCAGCACCACAGATTGTGAACGATACTCGGCCTGAGGAGCCTATTACCTGTCCAGCTGAACTGGATGGTGTTGCATATCTCTATGGCCATCCTTTGCTGAACTCCCTCTCCCCACCACTCCATAAGACCGTCTACAGCACACTGGGTTTGAACTGGGCCCAGATTCCTCTATCCAGCGTCTATGGCACATCTGCGACTTACCCTCCCCCATACACTCTGTCACCTCCAATCGATAAATACTTAGCCGCCATCAAAGCCAACCCCAAGTTCGTCGGCTCCTCTGTCACCATGCCACACAAGGTAGCCATCATGCCTCACCTGGACGACCTCACCGAGGACGCAAGACAAGCTGGAGCCTGTAACACCATCTTCTTACGCGAGGAACAAGACGGTAGCCGCTCCTATGTCGGCACAAACACCGACTGCATTGGCATCCGGGAAGCCTTGCTGCAGAACTCCCCATCCGCGGAAATATTCCAGAACAAGCCTGCCTTGATCGTCGGTGGAGGCGGCACGGCTCGCTCTGCGATTTACGTACTACGCAAATGGCTCGGTGCTAGCAAGATCTACATTGTGAACCGCGACGCGTCGGAAGTCGCAACTATTCTGAACGAAGACAAGGAACGGAACCCTACTTCGACACAAGCTCCCCTCATTCATGTCACTGATCCCGCCGTGGCAGCCTCTCTTGAGGCGCCCGTGGCCATTGTCTCGGGTATTCCCAACTACCCACCGAAGACCCCTGAGGAAATCAACGCCCGACAGGTGCTCCAGGCTTTCCTGGGTGAGGCACCTTCCTCTGATGAGTTCAAGGGCGTAATTCTGGAGATGTGCTATCACCCCGTTCCCTGGACGGAAATTGCAGAGCTCGCTTCGACGAGTGGCTGGAGGGTTATCTTGGGTTCAGAGGCATTGATCTGGCAAGGCTTGGAACAGGCCCGTCTCTGGACTGGTCAGGATGTGGTTGCTGTTCCTGGTGtggtggagaaggtcaaggatATGGTGGCGCAGTCGCTGGCTGAAAGGTCGTCCAAGTCTaatctttga